The Litoreibacter ponti genome includes a window with the following:
- a CDS encoding MarR family winged helix-turn-helix transcriptional regulator has product MSPENKRYDLHASIGYQATLSARVYERRLEERLRKLGLTRLGWCILLAVGEEKLASPSDIAAFIGIDRTATSRALKGLEADGLLTRSESRGDRRRTEVHLTPDGTRLLGEAIAVAQANAAHFRAKLSDEERDHLARLMAKMRAGEDTALSNF; this is encoded by the coding sequence ATGAGCCCAGAGAACAAGCGCTACGATCTGCATGCCTCCATCGGCTACCAGGCGACCCTGTCGGCCCGCGTCTACGAGCGGCGTCTGGAGGAGCGGTTGCGCAAGCTCGGCCTGACTCGGCTGGGCTGGTGCATTCTGCTGGCCGTGGGCGAGGAGAAGCTGGCAAGCCCCTCCGACATTGCGGCCTTCATCGGAATCGACCGCACGGCCACGTCCCGCGCCCTGAAGGGGCTGGAGGCCGATGGGCTGCTCACCCGGTCCGAGAGCCGCGGCGACCGGCGGCGCACGGAGGTGCATCTGACCCCGGACGGCACGCGGTTGCTGGGCGAAGCGATCGCCGTGGCGCAAGCCAATGCCGCGCATTTCCGCGCCAAGCTGTCGGACGAGGAGCGCGATCATCTTGCGCGCCTGATGGCCAAGATGCGCGCGGGCGAGGATACCGCCCTGAGCAATTTCTGA
- a CDS encoding response regulator: protein MSATPLDEVILIDDSALDNRLHKRAIERTGLAKSVRTFSMADDAIAYFRKPGAIPTDLVLLDVNMPRMDGFELLEAATEEFGAAFDPTVVIMLTTSMDRRDQDRAAEFDVVKDYFEKPLTPEKFESLVAALRA, encoded by the coding sequence ATGTCCGCCACGCCGCTTGATGAGGTCATTCTGATCGATGACAGCGCCCTCGACAACCGCCTGCACAAACGCGCTATCGAGCGTACGGGGCTTGCGAAATCGGTGCGGACCTTCTCCATGGCCGACGACGCCATCGCCTATTTCCGCAAGCCGGGTGCGATCCCGACGGACCTGGTCCTGCTCGATGTGAACATGCCCCGCATGGATGGGTTCGAGCTGCTGGAGGCCGCGACCGAAGAATTCGGGGCCGCGTTTGACCCAACGGTGGTCATCATGCTGACGACCTCGATGGATCGCAGGGACCAGGACCGGGCCGCCGAGTTCGACGTGGTAAAGGACTACTTCGAAAAGCCCCTCACGCCTGAGAAATTCGAAAGCCTCGTCGCCGCGCTGAGAGCCTGA
- a CDS encoding ceramidase domain-containing protein yields the protein MDWTAPVDIYCERMGPEFWAEPWNAVTNASFILAALWGAWAMRAFGVRSVPITILTVLAFCIGIGSFLFHTFAQAWSGAADVIPIWLFVLIYILTCVNVVGGVSWPRVLLGFAGVVAIIVAAVSLVEFPALPAAPDWMNGSEQYLPAVAAMMFFSALTLIRGHPLRWWFTGATALFFLSLTFRTLDVHVCDGLPLGTHFLWHTLNGAVIALLLQALIRHHARLMPGGGAATPTTTHL from the coding sequence ATGGACTGGACTGCCCCCGTCGATATCTATTGCGAGCGGATGGGGCCGGAGTTTTGGGCGGAGCCGTGGAATGCGGTCACCAATGCCTCGTTCATTCTGGCGGCGCTTTGGGGCGCGTGGGCAATGCGTGCCTTTGGGGTGCGCAGCGTGCCCATCACGATCCTGACCGTGCTGGCGTTCTGCATCGGGATCGGCTCGTTCCTGTTTCACACCTTCGCGCAAGCCTGGTCGGGGGCTGCCGACGTGATCCCGATCTGGCTGTTCGTGCTGATCTACATCCTGACCTGCGTGAACGTGGTGGGCGGCGTATCCTGGCCGCGGGTGCTGTTGGGCTTTGCGGGCGTGGTGGCGATCATCGTCGCGGCGGTGTCGCTGGTGGAGTTCCCCGCCCTGCCCGCCGCGCCCGACTGGATGAACGGATCGGAGCAGTATCTACCCGCCGTCGCAGCCATGATGTTCTTCTCGGCCCTGACGCTGATCCGCGGGCATCCACTGCGCTGGTGGTTCACGGGCGCTACGGCGCTGTTCTTCCTGTCGCTCACGTTCAGAACCCTCGACGTGCATGTTTGCGACGGCCTGCCGCTCGGGACGCATTTCCTGTGGCACACGCTCAACGGCGCGGTGATCGCACTGCTGCTGCAGGCCCTGATCCGGCATCACGCACGCTTGATGCCCGGCGGCGGGGCGGCTACACCCACGACCACACATTTGTAA
- the glpX gene encoding class II fructose-bisphosphatase, with protein sequence MSNTPDLFQDRMLSLGLARVSEAAALASAKLIGRGDEKAADQAAVNAMREQLNLLDIAGVVVIGEGERDEAPMLYIGEEVGSGNGPGVDIALDPLEGTTLTAKDMPNALTVIAMGPRGSMLHAPDVYMDKLAIGPGFAEDVVTLDMSPKERVAALAKAKGCKTDNITVCVLERPRHEQVIEDIRSTGAAIRLITDGDVAGVMHCAEAATTGIDMYMGEGGAPEGVLAAAALKCMGGQMYGRLLFRNDDEKGRAAKAGITDLDRIYTRDDMVTRNVIFAATGVTDGSILKGIRREVGYLTAETILMRSKTGSVRRMIYRNPDHG encoded by the coding sequence ATGTCCAACACCCCCGACCTGTTTCAGGACCGCATGCTGTCATTGGGCCTGGCCCGCGTTTCGGAGGCGGCGGCGCTGGCCTCGGCCAAGCTGATCGGGCGGGGCGACGAGAAGGCCGCCGATCAGGCCGCCGTCAACGCCATGCGCGAGCAGTTGAACCTGCTCGACATTGCGGGCGTCGTGGTCATCGGCGAGGGTGAGCGGGACGAAGCTCCGATGCTCTACATCGGCGAAGAAGTCGGCTCCGGCAACGGTCCGGGCGTGGACATCGCGCTGGACCCGCTGGAAGGCACGACGCTGACCGCCAAGGACATGCCAAACGCACTAACCGTGATTGCCATGGGCCCGCGCGGCTCAATGCTGCACGCGCCGGACGTCTACATGGACAAGCTGGCCATCGGGCCGGGCTTCGCCGAGGACGTCGTGACGCTGGATATGTCGCCGAAAGAACGCGTCGCTGCCTTGGCAAAGGCGAAGGGCTGCAAGACCGACAACATCACCGTCTGCGTGCTGGAACGCCCGCGCCATGAGCAGGTGATCGAAGACATCCGCTCCACCGGGGCGGCGATCCGCCTGATCACGGACGGCGACGTCGCGGGCGTGATGCACTGCGCCGAGGCCGCGACGACTGGCATCGACATGTACATGGGCGAAGGGGGCGCGCCGGAGGGCGTGCTGGCCGCCGCCGCGCTGAAATGCATGGGCGGGCAGATGTATGGCCGCCTGCTGTTCCGCAATGACGACGAGAAAGGCCGCGCCGCCAAGGCCGGGATCACCGATCTGGACCGCATCTACACGCGCGACGACATGGTGACGCGCAACGTGATCTTTGCGGCGACCGGGGTCACCGATGGCTCGATCCTGAAGGGCATTCGCCGCGAGGTGGGCTACTTGACGGCGGAGACGATCCTGATGCGCTCGAAAACCGGGTCGGTGCGGCGCATGATTTACCGCAACCCCGACCACGGATGA
- a CDS encoding trimethylamine methyltransferase family protein, whose product MTTQTTRRKRGGGRAGNARRTTSRLPEQMPWRLPINTDRPTEPLDEDGVQAIHQGCMRILREIGIEFLNPEACKILAKAGCKVDGTNVKMDEDFVMEMLSHAPAQFDITPRNPDRRLTMGGKHILFGNVSSPPNAWDLKRGKRSGDFETYREFIKLTQFFNCIHFAGGYPVEPIDIHARERHLDCLYEKLVLTDKVVHAYSLGRERVEDVMEMVRIAGGMTREEFDAKPHMYTNINSVSPLKHDFPMLEGAMIHARRNQPVIVTPFTLAGAMAPVTMSGAVTLSLAEGLAAIVLLQVVNPGAPCAIGTFTSNVDMKTGAPAFGTPEYMRATQMTGQMGRFYKLPIRSSGVCAANVPDGQAMWETSNSLWAAVQSGTNIVYHAAGWLEGGLIASPEKFIMDCDVIQQIQRYMEPATYATTPEDIAVEAIAEVGPDGHYFGCQHTQDRYEDAFYSPLISDWSNFEAWELGGGVWTAERAHEMYKGIIAEFEPPAMDEARREELSDFVARRKAEGGVPTDF is encoded by the coding sequence ATGACCACCCAGACCACAAGACGCAAGCGCGGCGGCGGGCGCGCTGGCAACGCGCGGCGCACCACCTCGCGACTGCCCGAGCAGATGCCGTGGCGCCTGCCGATCAACACCGACCGGCCCACCGAGCCGCTTGATGAGGATGGGGTTCAGGCGATCCACCAGGGCTGCATGCGCATCCTGCGCGAGATCGGCATCGAATTTCTGAACCCAGAGGCCTGCAAGATCTTGGCCAAGGCCGGCTGCAAGGTTGATGGCACCAACGTCAAGATGGACGAGGATTTCGTGATGGAGATGCTATCCCACGCGCCCGCCCAGTTCGACATCACCCCCCGCAACCCGGATCGCCGCCTGACCATGGGGGGCAAGCATATCCTTTTTGGCAACGTCTCCTCCCCGCCCAATGCGTGGGATCTCAAGCGTGGCAAGCGCTCGGGCGATTTCGAGACTTACCGCGAATTCATCAAGCTCACCCAGTTTTTCAACTGCATCCATTTCGCGGGCGGCTACCCGGTGGAGCCCATCGACATCCACGCCCGCGAGCGCCATCTCGACTGCCTCTATGAGAAGCTCGTGCTCACCGACAAGGTCGTGCATGCCTACTCCCTCGGCCGCGAACGGGTCGAGGACGTGATGGAGATGGTGCGCATCGCGGGCGGCATGACGCGGGAAGAATTCGACGCCAAGCCGCATATGTACACCAACATCAACTCGGTCTCGCCACTCAAGCACGACTTCCCGATGCTCGAGGGTGCGATGATCCACGCGCGGCGCAACCAGCCTGTGATCGTCACGCCCTTCACGCTCGCCGGCGCCATGGCGCCGGTCACCATGTCCGGCGCGGTCACCTTGTCTTTGGCCGAAGGGCTCGCCGCGATCGTCTTGCTGCAAGTGGTTAATCCGGGCGCCCCCTGCGCCATTGGCACCTTCACCTCCAACGTGGACATGAAGACCGGGGCGCCCGCATTCGGCACCCCCGAATACATGCGCGCGACCCAGATGACGGGCCAGATGGGACGGTTCTACAAGTTGCCGATCCGCTCGTCCGGGGTGTGCGCGGCCAATGTCCCCGACGGCCAAGCCATGTGGGAGACGTCCAATTCGCTCTGGGCGGCGGTGCAATCGGGCACCAACATCGTCTATCACGCGGCCGGATGGCTGGAGGGCGGGCTGATTGCGAGCCCAGAGAAATTCATCATGGACTGCGATGTTATCCAGCAAATTCAAAGATATATGGAGCCCGCGACCTATGCGACGACGCCCGAAGACATCGCCGTTGAGGCCATCGCGGAAGTCGGCCCGGACGGGCATTATTTCGGGTGTCAGCACACGCAGGACCGCTACGAGGACGCGTTCTATTCACCGCTGATCTCGGATTGGTCGAATTTCGAAGCGTGGGAGCTTGGCGGCGGCGTCTGGACCGCCGAACGCGCGCACGAGATGTACAAGGGCATCATCGCCGAGTTCGAGCCGCCCGCAATGGACGAGGCACGCCGCGAGGAGCTTTCCGATTTCGTCGCGCGCCGTAAGGCAGAGGGCGGGGTCCCCACCGACTTCTAG
- a CDS encoding GGDEF domain-containing protein, which yields MTTHQETNSADTPAGLSPAALDALMPMHLRISSTGHIQSVGPTMAKVRSEDELVGLRLLEVFELRRPLHVHSFADLLKARTSEVRMRFRVGYPLTFKGVFVPISDTKSDGALLNLSLGANVVDAVEHFDLTSADFASSDPTVDMLYLIEAKSVALEESKRLNKRLEQARSAAEEQAYTDTLTGLQNRRGMDAVLQQLELSGMPFGLMHLDLDYFKQVNDTYGHAAGDFVLQRVAEVLNDETRSDDLVARVGGDEFVLVFKGCVDLAILEGIAMRMISRLERPIDFEGQECRISASIGTTLSSFYEAPAADQMLSDADRALYASKDQGRACHTVFSPDGQNAH from the coding sequence ATGACAACGCACCAGGAAACCAACTCAGCCGACACGCCCGCCGGGCTCAGCCCTGCGGCGCTGGACGCGTTGATGCCGATGCATCTGCGCATTTCATCCACCGGCCACATTCAGTCCGTCGGCCCGACCATGGCGAAAGTCCGCTCCGAAGACGAACTTGTCGGCCTCCGCCTGCTGGAGGTGTTCGAGCTGCGCCGCCCCCTGCATGTGCACAGTTTCGCCGACCTTCTGAAAGCGCGCACCTCAGAGGTCCGCATGCGCTTCCGCGTGGGGTATCCGCTGACGTTCAAGGGGGTCTTCGTGCCCATCTCGGACACCAAGAGTGACGGCGCGTTGTTGAACCTGTCCCTTGGGGCCAATGTGGTCGACGCGGTCGAGCATTTCGACCTCACCAGCGCTGATTTTGCCTCCTCCGATCCGACGGTGGACATGCTTTACCTGATTGAGGCCAAGTCGGTCGCGCTGGAGGAATCCAAGCGCCTCAACAAGCGGCTCGAACAGGCGCGCAGCGCCGCGGAAGAGCAGGCCTACACAGATACGCTGACCGGATTGCAGAACCGCCGCGGCATGGATGCCGTTTTGCAGCAGTTGGAGCTTTCGGGCATGCCCTTCGGCCTGATGCATCTCGACCTCGACTACTTCAAGCAGGTCAACGACACATACGGGCACGCGGCCGGGGATTTCGTGCTGCAACGGGTTGCCGAGGTTCTCAATGACGAGACCCGCAGCGATGACCTCGTCGCACGGGTAGGCGGCGATGAGTTCGTGCTTGTCTTCAAGGGCTGCGTCGATCTCGCGATCCTTGAAGGAATCGCGATGCGCATGATCTCGCGACTGGAAAGGCCGATTGATTTCGAGGGGCAGGAATGCCGGATTTCCGCAAGCATCGGCACGACCCTGTCGAGCTTTTACGAGGCGCCCGCCGCCGATCAGATGCTCAGCGACGCGGACCGCGCGCTCTATGCGTCAAAGGATCAAGGTCGCGCCTGCCATACGGTCTTCAGCCCGGACGGCCAAAACGCGCATTGA
- a CDS encoding heme NO-binding domain-containing protein — MYGLVHRALQTFAQDTYGDALWRAAVAKAGLDVVEFEAMLTYSDEMFDAVLDSLSDQLSRDRALVLEDLGSYLVTHPNTNVVRRLLRFGGFSFVDFVLSLDDLQDRTKLAFPDLHLPRLEVEPHLDGAFGIWVFSEREGFGAVLQGVLRAMADDYGALVMLELRHATRYDRSFEHLTVELFETDFAAGRSFDLSMGHAAK, encoded by the coding sequence ATGTATGGGCTGGTCCACCGCGCGTTGCAGACCTTCGCGCAAGACACCTACGGCGACGCGCTTTGGCGTGCGGCCGTCGCCAAGGCCGGGCTCGATGTCGTCGAGTTCGAGGCGATGCTGACCTATTCCGACGAGATGTTCGATGCCGTTCTGGACTCCTTGTCCGATCAATTGTCGCGTGACCGCGCCCTCGTGCTTGAAGACCTCGGCTCCTATCTCGTGACCCATCCAAATACGAATGTCGTGCGCCGCTTACTGCGCTTCGGCGGGTTCAGTTTCGTCGATTTCGTCTTGTCACTTGATGATCTGCAGGACCGGACCAAGCTTGCCTTCCCCGACCTGCATCTGCCTCGGCTCGAGGTGGAGCCTCATCTGGATGGTGCGTTCGGGATTTGGGTGTTCAGCGAACGGGAGGGATTCGGGGCCGTGCTGCAAGGGGTGCTGCGCGCGATGGCCGATGATTACGGCGCCCTTGTGATGCTGGAGCTGCGCCACGCCACCAGGTACGACCGCAGCTTCGAACACCTCACCGTCGAGCTGTTCGAGACGGATTTTGCCGCCGGGCGAAGCTTTGATCTGTCGATGGGACATGCCGCAAAATGA
- the recJ gene encoding single-stranded-DNA-specific exonuclease RecJ, protein MSDAFLGVESSLTGRRWVGLSVEQERLAEAMSQQTDLPRPLCATLARLGVPPEGAEAYLTPSLRDLLPDPSVLRDMDVACARVVAAVERRERIAIFADYDVDGGSSAALLIVWLREMGLAATLYIPDRIDEGYGPNAPAISELAAGHDLIICVDCGTLSHDALAAAKDADVVVLDHHLGGETLPPALAVVNPNRQDEDGALAHLCAAGVVFLLLVAVNRALRPSRAVPDLMAMLDLVALATVADVAPLIGVNRALVRQGLKVMGQRRRMGLRVLSDVARMDTAPTSYHLGFLLGPRINAGGRIGAADLGARLLSTDQEHEAQALAERLDALNTERREIEAAVREAALAQAEERGLDAPLVWAAGEGWHPGVVGIVAARLKEASNRPAVVIGLDGDEGKGSARSVSGIDLGAQIQKLAAEGHLIKGGGHKMAAGLTVARDKLEPAMARLTEMMEKQGAGRLGPSDLRLDGIMMAGAASVELVDLIEQAGPYGAGAPGPRFVFPDQKVLFTKPVGDGHLKLSFGDGGPARLDAISFGAFRSDLGPALEAHAGRRFHLAGRVEINTWRGQRSLQLRLEDAALAAG, encoded by the coding sequence ATGAGCGACGCCTTCCTCGGCGTTGAAAGCTCGCTGACGGGCCGCCGGTGGGTGGGCCTGTCGGTCGAGCAGGAGCGTCTGGCCGAGGCGATGTCCCAGCAGACCGACCTGCCGCGCCCGCTTTGCGCGACCTTGGCGCGGCTGGGCGTGCCGCCGGAGGGCGCGGAGGCGTATCTGACGCCATCCTTGCGCGACCTGCTGCCAGATCCGTCCGTCTTGCGGGACATGGATGTGGCCTGCGCCCGGGTTGTTGCCGCCGTCGAGCGGCGCGAGCGGATTGCGATTTTTGCCGACTATGACGTGGATGGTGGGTCATCCGCGGCGCTATTGATCGTATGGCTGCGCGAGATGGGGCTGGCGGCGACGCTCTATATCCCCGACCGGATTGATGAGGGGTACGGCCCAAATGCACCCGCGATATCGGAGCTTGCCGCGGGGCATGATCTGATCATCTGTGTCGATTGCGGGACGCTGTCCCATGATGCGCTGGCCGCGGCGAAAGACGCGGATGTGGTGGTCCTCGATCACCACTTGGGCGGCGAGACCCTGCCGCCGGCGCTAGCCGTGGTGAACCCGAACCGCCAGGACGAGGATGGAGCGCTCGCCCATCTCTGCGCGGCGGGGGTCGTATTCTTGCTATTGGTGGCCGTGAATCGGGCTCTGCGCCCGAGCCGCGCGGTGCCGGACCTGATGGCGATGCTGGACCTTGTGGCCCTTGCGACGGTGGCGGATGTCGCGCCTTTGATAGGGGTCAACCGGGCGCTGGTACGCCAGGGTCTAAAAGTCATGGGCCAGAGGCGGCGCATGGGCTTGCGCGTCTTGTCGGATGTGGCCCGGATGGATACGGCGCCGACATCGTACCATTTGGGCTTTTTGCTCGGCCCGCGGATCAATGCAGGTGGACGCATTGGGGCTGCGGATTTGGGCGCGCGGTTGTTGTCGACCGATCAGGAACACGAGGCGCAGGCTTTGGCCGAGCGGCTGGATGCGCTCAATACCGAGCGGCGCGAGATCGAGGCGGCGGTGCGCGAAGCGGCCTTGGCGCAGGCCGAAGAGCGCGGCCTGGACGCGCCTTTGGTGTGGGCCGCGGGCGAAGGCTGGCATCCGGGGGTCGTCGGCATCGTTGCCGCACGGCTGAAAGAAGCGTCGAACCGGCCTGCCGTAGTGATCGGGCTGGACGGGGACGAGGGCAAAGGCTCGGCCCGGTCGGTGTCCGGGATCGACCTGGGTGCGCAGATCCAAAAGCTCGCAGCCGAGGGCCATCTGATCAAAGGCGGCGGCCACAAGATGGCAGCGGGCCTGACCGTGGCGCGCGACAAGCTGGAGCCCGCGATGGCCCGGCTGACCGAGATGATGGAAAAGCAAGGTGCTGGGCGGTTGGGCCCCTCCGACCTGCGCCTCGACGGGATAATGATGGCGGGCGCCGCGAGTGTCGAGCTGGTCGATTTGATCGAACAGGCCGGGCCTTACGGTGCGGGCGCGCCCGGCCCGCGCTTCGTGTTTCCCGATCAGAAAGTGCTGTTTACGAAGCCCGTTGGAGATGGACATCTGAAACTGAGCTTCGGGGATGGTGGACCGGCTCGGCTTGACGCGATCTCATTTGGTGCGTTTCGGTCCGATCTCGGGCCCGCGCTGGAGGCCCATGCCGGTCGCCGGTTTCACCTTGCAGGTCGGGTGGAGATCAACACCTGGCGGGGTCAGAGGTCGTTGCAATTGCGCCTTGAAGACGCAGCCCTCGCGGCGGGCTGA
- a CDS encoding HAD family hydrolase, which translates to MGRQIKGLLFDKDGTLLDFDATWGAWARGFLGELSAGDPALSLRMGQAIGYDIEAEVFDPASPVIAGTADVAIDLLLPFLPHWERDALLAHGNEKAARAALVAPCDLAALFDQLEALDLRLGVATNDSESSAHAHVAALGLQGRFDRILGFDSGYGGKPAPEMLWAFSEPLGLAPDEVAMIGDSTHDLHAGKAAGMVRVGVLTGPAPAAELEPHADVVLASVAELPAWLSRD; encoded by the coding sequence ATGGGACGCCAAATCAAGGGCTTGCTGTTCGACAAGGACGGCACCTTGCTCGATTTCGACGCCACTTGGGGGGCTTGGGCGCGCGGATTTCTGGGCGAGCTGTCCGCCGGCGACCCCGCGCTGTCGCTGCGCATGGGACAGGCCATCGGCTACGACATAGAAGCGGAGGTTTTCGACCCCGCGAGCCCGGTCATCGCAGGCACGGCGGATGTGGCGATTGACCTGCTCTTGCCCTTTCTACCCCATTGGGAGCGGGACGCGCTGCTGGCCCATGGAAATGAGAAGGCCGCGCGCGCGGCCTTGGTCGCGCCCTGTGATCTGGCGGCACTTTTTGACCAGCTCGAGGCGCTGGACCTGAGGCTGGGCGTGGCGACGAATGACAGCGAAAGTTCTGCCCATGCTCATGTTGCAGCCCTTGGTCTGCAGGGGCGGTTCGACCGCATCCTCGGCTTCGATTCCGGCTACGGCGGCAAGCCCGCGCCGGAGATGTTGTGGGCGTTCTCGGAGCCTTTGGGCCTGGCTCCGGACGAGGTCGCCATGATCGGCGACAGCACCCACGATCTGCACGCGGGCAAGGCCGCCGGAATGGTGCGGGTGGGGGTCCTGACCGGCCCGGCCCCCGCAGCGGAGCTGGAGCCTCACGCCGATGTCGTTCTGGCCTCGGTGGCGGAGCTGCCCGCGTGGTTGAGCCGCGATTAA
- a CDS encoding sensor histidine kinase, whose translation MQPILDYLFSDGGYTPHGFCIAWDWRVLWTHIGSDLLIAASYFAIPGIMLVFLRRRKDPRLYQPAMLFVVFITACGVSHLISILTLFYPWYGLQGVIKLFTGVVSFITALALWKLLPDALKIPSPDALMAALAEKEDEIRERAAAQEELETHKRLLDQQVEALEAANQELREFAYAASHDLKAPANTLSLLVKDLQEDEEDQLSDHQRDCLCEADKILGRMRTLVDDILQYSRTIDSGERPREQVDLTQAFVNAMSDMQADILKARAEIEIEPLPQISGFPALISVMANNLLSNALKFRSPDHPLRIRVFVTQSLGDTPGVTLHVQDNGLGIDPEHHERIFKLFKRLHRAEDYAGTGLGLALCRRVALTHGGMIEVSSSEGVGATFSIFFPTEVADVRHAA comes from the coding sequence ATGCAGCCCATTCTCGATTATCTGTTCTCCGATGGCGGCTACACGCCCCACGGGTTCTGCATCGCCTGGGATTGGCGGGTGCTGTGGACCCATATCGGGTCGGATTTGCTGATTGCGGCCTCCTATTTCGCCATTCCCGGCATCATGCTGGTGTTCTTGCGGCGGCGCAAAGACCCGCGGCTGTACCAGCCCGCGATGCTGTTCGTGGTATTCATCACCGCCTGCGGCGTGTCGCATCTGATCAGCATCCTGACGCTGTTTTACCCGTGGTACGGGCTGCAGGGCGTGATCAAGCTGTTCACGGGCGTGGTCTCGTTCATCACGGCGTTGGCCTTGTGGAAGCTTTTGCCCGACGCGTTGAAAATCCCCAGCCCCGACGCGCTGATGGCGGCCCTGGCCGAGAAGGAAGACGAGATCCGCGAGCGCGCCGCGGCGCAGGAAGAGTTGGAGACGCACAAACGTCTGCTCGACCAGCAGGTCGAAGCGCTGGAAGCGGCCAATCAGGAGCTGCGCGAGTTCGCCTATGCCGCCTCCCATGATCTCAAGGCGCCCGCCAACACGCTCAGTCTGCTCGTCAAGGACCTGCAGGAGGACGAGGAGGATCAGCTCAGCGATCACCAGCGCGACTGCCTGTGCGAGGCCGACAAGATCCTGGGCCGAATGCGGACGCTGGTCGATGACATCTTACAATATTCCCGCACGATCGATTCCGGCGAACGCCCGCGGGAGCAAGTCGACCTGACCCAGGCCTTCGTCAATGCCATGTCCGATATGCAGGCCGATATCCTCAAGGCCCGCGCGGAGATTGAGATCGAGCCATTGCCACAAATCAGCGGCTTCCCCGCCCTGATCAGCGTGATGGCCAACAATCTGCTCAGCAACGCGTTGAAGTTCCGCAGTCCCGATCATCCCTTGCGCATCAGGGTCTTTGTGACCCAATCGCTTGGCGACACTCCGGGCGTGACGCTGCATGTTCAGGACAATGGGTTGGGCATCGACCCGGAACATCACGAGCGGATTTTCAAACTCTTCAAACGCCTGCACCGGGCGGAAGACTACGCCGGAACCGGCCTGGGACTGGCGCTCTGCCGCCGGGTGGCGCTGACCCATGGCGGGATGATCGAGGTGTCTTCCTCCGAAGGCGTCGGCGCCACTTTTTCAATCTTTTTTCCAACGGAGGTCGCAGATGTCCGCCACGCCGCTTGA